A stretch of DNA from Nitratireductor thuwali:
CTGGATGCCGGCCTGATCGACCGTTTTGCCGAAATCGTCGGCGACAAGCACGCCCTGCGATCGCCGCAGGACGTTGCGCCCCATCTGGTGGAGCCGCGCGGCCTGTTTGCCGGCAGGACGAGCTTGGTCCTGCGGCCGGCTTCCACCGAACAGGTGAGCCGCATTCTCGCCCTGGCGACGCAGACCGGCACGCCCGTCGTGCCCCAGGGCGGCAATACCGGCCTCGTCGGCGGCCAGATGCCGAATCGGGGCGGCGGCGAGATCGTCGTTTCGCTGTCCCGCCTCGACACGATACGCGAGATCGACCTGGAATCGAACACGGCGACGGTCGAGGCCGGCGTCATTCTGCAGACCTTGCAGGAAGCGGCGGAGATCAACGACCGGCTGTTCCCGCTCTCGCTTGCCTCCCAGGGCTCGTGCCAGATCGGCGGCAACCTTTCCGCCAATGCCGGCGGCATCGGCGCGCTGGCCTATGGCGTGGCGCGCGATCTTTGCCTTGGCGTCGAGGTGGTTCTACCCACGGGCGAGGTGCTCGACGATCTGCGCAAGCTGAAAAAGGACAATACCGGCTACGACCTCAAAGACCTCTTCATTGGCGCGGAAGGCACGCTGGGCATCATCACGGCGGCCGTGGTGAAGCTGTTCCCCAGGCCCAAGGGCCGGGAACTGGCCTGGGCGGGGCTTGCCTCGCCCAAGGCCGCCCTCGATTTTTTCGGCATAGCCGCAGGCATGGCCGGCGGTGCGCTGACGGCGTTCGAACTCATGGCGGCAACGCCGCTCGATTTCGTGCTGGCGCATGTGCCCGGCGTCAGGCCGCCGCTTGAGGCGGCCCATCCCTGGCATGTCCTGCTGGAGGTCTCGTCCGGCCGCTCCGCCGACGATGCGCGCGCGTTGATGGAAGAGATCCTGGCCGCTGCCTTCGAGGAAGGCGCGGTCGCCGATGCGGTGATCGCCCAGAGCCAGCAGCAGGCGGAAGCCCTGCGCCACCTGCGCGAGGCGATGTCGGAAGCCCAGAAGCCGGAGGGCGGCTCGATCAAACACGATATCGCCGTGCCCGTCGCCGCCATCCCCGAATTCATCGCCCGCGCCGACGCCGCTGTCACAAAGGTGGTAAAGGGCTGCCGCCCGGTCTGCTTCGGCCATATGGGCGACGGCAATCTCCACTATAACGTTTCCCAGCCCGTCGGCATGGACAAGGCGGCCTATCTGGAACATTACCGCGCCATGAACGACGCCGTGCATTCCATCGTGCGTGAGCTCGGCGGCTCGTTCTCGGCCGAGCACGGCATAGGACGGCTGAAACGCGACGAACTCATTGCGACCCAACCGGCCGTCGCGACCGATCTCATGCGGCGAGTGAAGAAGGCATTCGACCCCGCCGGCATCATGAATCCCGGCAAGGTCATCTGAAAGGCGATCATGGATCAGAAATTTTTCGACGCCGGCAGGCCGGTGATCGGCACGATTCTCCTGGCGACCGATCTTGTCACCGAGAACGACATCCGCGCCATCATGCCGCCAAAGGTAACGGTGTGCGCCACCCGCGTTCCCTTCGAGAACCCGACCTCGCCGGAGCAACTGCGCCGCACGCTGCCGCATCTGGGCGAGGCGGCGCGCTGGGTGGTGCCGGGCGTACCGCTTTCCGCGCTCTATTTCTCCTGCACGTCGGCCACCGTCGTGCTGGGCGAGGAGAAGGTTGCCGCCGCCATTGCCGAAGGCCGGCCCGGCATCGCGCCGATAACGCCCATAATGGCCGCCAAGCGGGCGTTCCGCGCGCTCGGCGCCCGCCGCATCGCGGTGATGACGCCCTATATCGCGGACACGGCGACCGCCATCGTCAACCATCTCGAAGGCCACGGCTTCGAAGTCGTCAACGCCCATGGCCTCGACATGGAGGACGACCGCGACATGGCGCGGCTCGATCCGCGGCTGATAATCGAGGCCGCCGAGGATGCGATGGTGGCGGGCGCCGAAGCGCTGTTCATCTCCTGCACGGCGCTGCCGGCGGCGACGCTCGCGCCCGAGATAGAGCGCCGCATCGGCTGCCCGGTCGTCACCTCAAACCTGGCCGGCCTGTGGATGGCCATGCGCCGGGCCGGCGTCGACGACAGCCTGCCGGAAAAGGGCCGGCTGCTTACCTGCCCGCTTCCGCCGGCGCTGGCATGAGATGCGGGTTTGCCGTCCGGTGACATTCGTTACGCAACTCTTGCGGCAGGTGTGAAACCGCTAACCAACTGTAAGGTCAGCAAAATTTAACCGAGTTTCTAAGCCCGCGGGTAACAACCCCGCGCTACAGTCCTTCCCATAACGAGGCCGGAAGAAATCTGGCCCGGAGAGACCGGAAAACCGGCTCTCAGGAGTAACAGGAAGGCATAAAGTATGGCGAGTGGTCTCAAGCCCGTCTGGGCGGGCCGCGCAATGCGGCTCGACCCTTTCCGCCTGCCCCAGGCGGTCAGCTATGCATCGCACGATGCATTCGGTGAAGTGGCGTTCACCATCGACAAGCGGGGCGTGCGCATGCGCCGCCATCTGAACATGAGCCAGCTCTCCGTCACCTTCGCCTTGCCGCCCAATGCCTTCGAAGGCGTGGCCGCGCGGGCCATCGAGGACGGCGAGGGCGATGTGACGGTGACGCTGGAACTCCTGCATAAGGACCCGATGCTGTCGGTTCCGCTGCTGGTCGCCGGCGATTTCGACGATGTGGCGGCGGATTGGCGGGCTTGGTCGGAAGCCTACGGCCTGCCGATGATGCTGGTCGAGGCCGACGGCATCGCCCGCACGCTGGAGGACTCGTTGGGGCAGATCAAGGCGGATCCGCCCAAGCAGCGGCGTCGCGGACGCCCCGTGCGCCAGCGCCGGCCGCGCTTCCTCGCCCGCCGCAAGCAGGGCTCGCTGGGTCTGCGGCTGGTCGTCGGCGGCGAAGAGATCATCGCCCGCGACTGATCGTCGGGGGATACTGGGCGCTTAAAAATACGGGCTGAGCGTCGCCCAGGCGCCGCCGCCCAGCAATCCCAGAAAGATGAGCGCGCCAACCACCGTGTTCGACTTGAACAGGGCCAGGCACTGGTCCGGGTCGTCGATGTCCAGCGTGCGGATCTGGCGCGCCATGTGCGCCCCCGCCGCCACAAGGCCGGCAAGCGCCGGCATGGGCACCGCGGCAAGTCCGAAAGCGACGGCGAAAAACAAAAGCGCCCCGGCATAGAGCGCTATCAGCCAGTAGCTCGTGTTCTCGGCGAACAGCCGCGCCGTGGAGCGCACGCCCACGATCGCGTCGTCTTCCTTGTCCTGATGCGCATAGATCGTGTCGTAGCCGATCACCCACAGGATCGAGCCGAAATAAAGGAGCAGCGGCGCCAGCGTCAGATTGCCGAAGGTGGCCGCCCAGCCCATCAGCGCGCCCCATGAAAAGGCCAGCCCCAGGAAAAGCTGCGGCCAGTCCGTGAAGCGCTTGGCGAATGGATAGACGGCGACGACGGCCAGCGACGCCAGCCCGAGCAGGATGGTGAAGCTGTTGAACTGCATCAGCACGACCAGCCCTGCCAATGCCTGCGCGCCGAGGAACATCCAGGCCTGCCGCCGCGAAACCTGGCCCGAGGGCAGGGGGCGCGAGCGCGTGCGCTCCACCGCCTCGTCGATGCGCTGGTCCACGAGATCGTTATAGGTGCATCCGGCGCCGCGCATCGCAATGGCGCCGATCACGAACAGGAGGACATAAAACGGCGAAGGCATCACGCTCCACAGTGGCGCACCCGGTTTGGCCCCCGCGCTGGCCGCCATGGCCAGCGACCACAGGCAGGGCCACAGCAGCAACTGCCAGCCGATCGGCCTGTCCCAACGGGCGAGCTGGGCATAGGGCCATGCCGCGCGCGGCAGCAGGCGGTAGACCCAATGGCCCGACGGCGCATCGGCGACACGGCCGCGCTCGGCTCTGGACTGGATCTTTTCCATGCTTCTTCCCGAAAATGCCCTGGCTGGGATGACTGAGTGGCAAGGCAGGCCGCTTCCGTCAAGGAGGAACTCTCTTGACATGCAGGTATTTACCTGCATATTGGTCATCAAATACGAGCGGGACCGATGGACGCTGACAAGGTTTTCAAAGCTCTGGGCGACCCGACACGCAGAAGGCTGCTTGACCTTCTTTGTGAAAAGAACGGGCAGACGCTGGGCCAGCTCTGCGAAAATCTGGACATGGCTCGTCAGTCCGCCACGCAGCACCTCGGCATACTCGAGGAGGCCAATCTGGTGAGCACGGTCCGGCGCGGCAGGGAAAAGCTGCATTTCATCAACCCCGTGCCGCTCCACGAGGTCTACGAACGGTGGGTGCGGAAATTCGAGCGTCAGCGGCTCAGCCTGCTGCACGATCTGAAGAAGGAACTCGAAGGAGAGTAGCAATGACCAAAGAGACGACCAGCTTCGTTTACGTGACCTACATTCTCTCGACGCCGGAAAAGGTGTTCGATGCCATTACGAAACCGGACGTCGCAAGGCGCTATTGGGCCCACGAAAACGTCTCCGACTGGAAGCCCGGGTCGAAGTGGGAACACATCCGCGCCAATGACGAACGCACCGTCGAACTCGTCGGCAAGGTCGTTGAGGTCTCGCCGCCGACCCGTCTCGTCATCACCTGGGCAAACGCTTCGCAGGCGTCCGATCCGGAAGCCTACAGCCGGGTGACGTTTGAGATCGAGGAATACGAAGACATGGTCCGCCTGACCGTCACCCATGACGAGCTCGAAGCTGGCAGCGGAATGGCGAAAGGCATCAGCAAAGGTTGGCCCGTCATCCTCTCCAGCCTGAAATCCTTCCTGGAAACCGGCCGCGGGCTCGACGTCTTCGCCAAGCCCAAGGCGGCCTGACTCTCTGCAATACAACGTCCGAAGCCTGCCAGCCGACGGACAGCGATGACAATGGCCCCAAGGCAAGGAGGATCGAGGATGCGGGTCGACGTCGCCGATGACAGGATTTCGATCGCAGTCGTCCTCTCCGCGCCACAGGAGGATGCCTGGCGGCTCTTGACCGAGACGGGCCATATCCGTGCTTGGTGGGGCGACCATGTGAGCCTCGACGCCCGGCCTGGCGGTGCGCTGCGCGAGGTCTGGTCGAACGGCCGGCGCGAAGTAGTCACCGCGGGCCTGGTGACGCGGCTCGAGCCGCCGCGACTTCTCGCCATGAGTTGGGCGGACGACGACTGGCCGGGTGAGACGGAGGTCTCCTTTGCGCTCGAAGAAAAGGACGGCGGAACACAATTGCTGCTCGTTCACTCCGGCTGGGGCATCCATCCGCCGGAACGGAGGTCTGGTCTCATGGAGGCACATGCACAGGGCTGGGGCGGGCATATCGAGCGGCTGGCTCGCCGCGCACAAGGGATACGCTAACGGTAAGGAGAAAGCACAGTCATGAGGAAGACCTACAAGGGCGGATGCGCGTGCGGCGCAATCCGATATGAAACGAGCAGTGAACCGATCTTCGAGAACCACTGCCAATGCACGGATTGCCAGAAACGAAGCGGCACCGGGCACGGATCCTATCTGACCTTCCCACGGCGGGCCGACGTGACAATCGCCGGCGAAGCGAAAACCTGGCGGGTCGCGGCCGACAGTGGGAACGAGAAGATCCACGCCTTCTGTGCGAACTGCGGAGCGCCGGTCTACCTGACGTTCGCCGCAATGCCGGAACTGATAGCGATCGCCGCGACCAGCCTTGACGACCCGGGCCAGTTCAATCCGCAGGTGGTCACATACAGCATCCGCGGCCATGCGTGGGATACGATCGACCCCTCGTTGCAGGCATTCGAGCGGATGCCGCCCGGATAATCGCGGCGGCTCCCCGTCCGCAAGAACGAGTGGTGGAGCCGATCGCTGATGCGATAGCCCGGCTCTTTTCCTTTGCGCAACCGCACGCCTTGCTTGACGCGCGGGCGTTTCGGCCATAGCCCGATGCCAACCGAAAACGGCACGAGGTGGCGACCATGAATATTCTTCTCATCGGCTCGGGCGGCCGCGAGCACGCGCTGGCCTGGAAGATCGCCGCCTCGCCCCTTCTGGAGAAGTTCTACGCCGCCCCCGGCAATCCCGGCATCGCGCAGGAAGCCGAATGCGTGCCGCTGAATGTCGACGACCACGACGCGGTCTGCCGTTTCTGCATCGACAAGAAGGTTGACTTCGTCGTGGTGGGGCCGGAAGCCCCTCTGGTGGCCGGGCTGGCCGATGCGCTCAAGGCCGGCGGCATGGCGGTGTTCGGGCCGTCCGCGGCCGCCGCGCGCCTGGAGGGCTCCAAGGGTTTCACCAAGGATCTGTGTTCCCGCTACGCGATCCCGACCGCCGGCTATGGCCGCTTCACCGACGCCGCCCAGGCCAAGGCTTATGTGCGGCAGGTGGGCGCGCCCATCGTGGTCAAGGCCGACGGCCTTGCCGCCGGCAAGGGCGTGACCATTGCCGCGACCGAGGATGCAGCCTGCGCGGCCATCGACGACTGCTTCTCCGGCATGTTCGGCGGTGCCGGCGCGGAGGTCGTCGTCGAGGAGTTCCTGGAAGGCGAGGAAGCAAGCTTCTTCTGCCTCTGCGACGGCAAGACGGCACTGCCCTTCGGCACGGCGCAGGACCACAAGCGCCTCAGTGAGGGCGATACCGGTCCCAATACGGGCGGCATGGGGGCCTATTCCCCCGCGCCTGTGATGACCGACGCGATGATAGAGCGCACCATGCGCGAGATCATCGAGCCCACCCTGACGGGCATGGCCGAGATGGGAACTCCCTTTACGGGCGTGCTCTATGCCGGCCTGATGATCACCGCCGATGGCCCGAGCCTGATCGAATACAATGTCCGCTTCGGCGATCCGGAGTGCCAGGTCCTGATGCCGCGCCTGAAGGACGATCTGCTGCTGCTTCTCAAGGGGGCGGCGGATGGGCAGCTGGCCCACATGTCGGCGCGCTGGCGCGACGAGGCCGCGCTTACGGTGGTGATGGCCGCCAGGGGCTATCCCGGAACGCCGGAAAAAGGCACGAGGATCGATGGCGTCGACGATGCCGCCGACCCGACCCTCGGCGTCAACATCTTCCACGCGGGCACGGCCTTGAAGGACGGCCAGCTCGTCGCCAATGGCGGCCGCGTCCTCAACGTCACGGCGCTGGGCCATTCCGTCGCGGAGGCCGGCACCGCCGCCTACGCCGCCGTCGACCGCATCGACTGGCCCGGCGGCTTCTGCCGCCGCGACATCGGCTGGCGCGCGATAGAGCGCGAGAAGGCTGGCCGGTAGCGGCGAACGGCCGTCATCAACACCGTTCTGCCAGCGCGCCTCTGGTTCTTGCATGAGGACGACACGACCTTTCGCATGAGGGGGTCGTTTGGTCCCCCACCTGCGTCACGTCACAATTGACGTTTACGTAAAAAGAAAATATCACGAAGCCATATGCGAAGACTGGCCGCCTACGCCGTCGAAGGCTAGCTTTCGCAAAGCCCGTGATTTTGGAGGAGGACTGCATGTATCGCGCACCGGTCAACGAGATCGCCCATACATTGAACCACGTCGCCGGGATGAAGAAGGCGCTGGAAGACGGTCTTTACGGCGACCTCTCCGAAGACCTCGTCGGCGCGATCCTGGAGGAGGCGGGGCGCTTTGCGGGCGAGGAGGTTGCGCCGCTTGCGCGCATCGGCGACGAGAAGGGCGCGGTGCTGGAGGATGGCGCAGTGACCATGCCGCCCGGCTGGCGCGAACTTTACAGGAACTGGTGCGAAGGTGGCTGGAACGCGCTGGCGGCCCCGCCGCAATGGGGCGGGCAGGGCCTGCCGATGACCCTGGCGGCGGCTGCCATGGAAATGTGGAACTCCGGCTCCATGGCGTTCGCCATCGGCCCCACGCTGACCATGGGCGCCATCGAGGCGCTGGAAAAGCATGCCTCCGAAGACCTCAAGAAGACTTATCTGGAAAAGCTCGTCTCCGGCGAATGGGCCGGCACGATGAACCTGACCGAACCGCAGGCCGGTTCCGATCTCCATGCGCTCAAGACGCGCGCCGAGCGCGAGCCGGACGGCACCTACCGCATCTTCGGCCAGAAGATATTCATCACCTATGGCGAGCACGACCTGACCGACAACATCGTGCATCTGGTTCTGGCCCGCCTGCCGGACGCGCCCGCCGGCACCAGGGGGATTTCGCTGTTCCTGGTGCCGAAATACCTGGTGAACGAGGACGGTTCCCCGGGCCCCCGCAACGACGTCTTCTGCGCCTCCATCGAACACAAGCTCGGCATCCACGCCTCGCCGACCTGCACGATGATCTATGGCGACGGGAAACATGGACGCCAGCCCGGCGCGGTCGGCTGGCTCATCGGCCAGGAGAACCGGGGCCTGGCCTGCATGTTCACCATGATGAACAATGCCAGGCTCGCAGTCGGCATGCAGGGCGTGGCCGTCGCCGAAGCCGCCTACCAGAAGGCGCTGGCCTACGCGAAGGAGCGCCGTCAGGGCCGCGCGCCCAACGATAAGGGCGCCGGCAAGAACGGCGGCATGAGTCCCATCGTGGCGCATCCCGATGTGCAGCGCACTCTCCTGACGATGAAGGCGATGACCCAGGCCGCCCGCGCCATAGCCTATTCCTGCGCCCATGCCATGGACATGGCCCGCCTCGGCGGCAGCGAAACGGCGGCGCACTGGCAGGAGCGCGCCAACCTCCTGACGCCGCTCGCCAAGGCCTTTTCCACCGATATCGGGGTCGAGGCGGCATCGCTCGGCCTGCAGGTCCATGGCGGCATGGGCTATATCGAGGAGACAGGCGCGGCGGCGCTCTACCGCGATGCGCGCATCGCGCCGATCTACGAAGGAACCAACGGCATCCAGGCCATCGACCTCGTCATGCGCAAGCTGCCCCAGTCGGGCGGCGATCACGTGCGCGGCTACATTGCCGAATTGCGGGAGACGGCGGAGCGCGTTCGCGGCGCCAACATGCCGGAACTGGGCGAGACCGCTTCGCGTCTTGCCGCCGGGATCGACGATCTGGAGGAGGCCACCGACCACCTCTTGTCGCTGGTCGCCGACGGCAAGGCCGAAAGCGCCTTGTGCGGCGCAACGCCGTATCTGCGCCTGTTCTCGCTGGCGGCCGGCGCGACGATGGCGGCGGGCGGAGCGGTTGCCGGCTCCAATGGCGATGCCGCGCGCGTGACGCGTTTCCTGGCCGAAAACCTCCTGCCTGAAACGGCCGCGTTGAAGCGCCAGGTGATAGCCGGCCAGGACAGTCTCCTTGCCGCCGCCGGCCTGCTGGACGGGTGATCGGATGAGCGAGCACATCCTCGTCGAGCGCCGTGGCGCGGTGCAGATCGTCCGCCTCAACCGGCCGGAGAAGAAGAACGCCATCACGCTGGCCATGTACCGCGCGATGGCCGAAGCGCTGAAATCGGCCGACGACGACCCGCAGGTGCGCTGCAACGTCATGCTCGGCCAGCCCGGCGCGTTCTCGGCGGGCAACGACCTATCCGATTTCCTCGCCGCCGCCGGCGGTAATGATTTCGGCGCCGAGGTCTTCGATTTCCTGTTCGCGCTGGCGCAAAGCCGCAAGCCGAACGTCTCCGGCGTCGACGGCATCGCCGTCGGCATCGGGACCACGATCCACCTGCATTGCGACCTGACCTTCGCCACGCGAGAGACC
This window harbors:
- a CDS encoding GFA family protein, which encodes MRKTYKGGCACGAIRYETSSEPIFENHCQCTDCQKRSGTGHGSYLTFPRRADVTIAGEAKTWRVAADSGNEKIHAFCANCGAPVYLTFAAMPELIAIAATSLDDPGQFNPQVVTYSIRGHAWDTIDPSLQAFERMPPG
- a CDS encoding SRPBCC family protein — its product is MRVDVADDRISIAVVLSAPQEDAWRLLTETGHIRAWWGDHVSLDARPGGALREVWSNGRREVVTAGLVTRLEPPRLLAMSWADDDWPGETEVSFALEEKDGGTQLLLVHSGWGIHPPERRSGLMEAHAQGWGGHIERLARRAQGIR
- a CDS encoding SRPBCC family protein, yielding MTKETTSFVYVTYILSTPEKVFDAITKPDVARRYWAHENVSDWKPGSKWEHIRANDERTVELVGKVVEVSPPTRLVITWANASQASDPEAYSRVTFEIEEYEDMVRLTVTHDELEAGSGMAKGISKGWPVILSSLKSFLETGRGLDVFAKPKAA
- a CDS encoding ArsR/SmtB family transcription factor; its protein translation is MDADKVFKALGDPTRRRLLDLLCEKNGQTLGQLCENLDMARQSATQHLGILEEANLVSTVRRGREKLHFINPVPLHEVYERWVRKFERQRLSLLHDLKKELEGE
- a CDS encoding DUF6101 family protein, whose protein sequence is MASGLKPVWAGRAMRLDPFRLPQAVSYASHDAFGEVAFTIDKRGVRMRRHLNMSQLSVTFALPPNAFEGVAARAIEDGEGDVTVTLELLHKDPMLSVPLLVAGDFDDVAADWRAWSEAYGLPMMLVEADGIARTLEDSLGQIKADPPKQRRRGRPVRQRRPRFLARRKQGSLGLRLVVGGEEIIARD
- the purD gene encoding phosphoribosylamine--glycine ligase → MNILLIGSGGREHALAWKIAASPLLEKFYAAPGNPGIAQEAECVPLNVDDHDAVCRFCIDKKVDFVVVGPEAPLVAGLADALKAGGMAVFGPSAAAARLEGSKGFTKDLCSRYAIPTAGYGRFTDAAQAKAYVRQVGAPIVVKADGLAAGKGVTIAATEDAACAAIDDCFSGMFGGAGAEVVVEEFLEGEEASFFCLCDGKTALPFGTAQDHKRLSEGDTGPNTGGMGAYSPAPVMTDAMIERTMREIIEPTLTGMAEMGTPFTGVLYAGLMITADGPSLIEYNVRFGDPECQVLMPRLKDDLLLLLKGAADGQLAHMSARWRDEAALTVVMAARGYPGTPEKGTRIDGVDDAADPTLGVNIFHAGTALKDGQLVANGGRVLNVTALGHSVAEAGTAAYAAVDRIDWPGGFCRRDIGWRAIEREKAGR
- the ubiA gene encoding 4-hydroxybenzoate octaprenyltransferase, which gives rise to MEKIQSRAERGRVADAPSGHWVYRLLPRAAWPYAQLARWDRPIGWQLLLWPCLWSLAMAASAGAKPGAPLWSVMPSPFYVLLFVIGAIAMRGAGCTYNDLVDQRIDEAVERTRSRPLPSGQVSRRQAWMFLGAQALAGLVVLMQFNSFTILLGLASLAVVAVYPFAKRFTDWPQLFLGLAFSWGALMGWAATFGNLTLAPLLLYFGSILWVIGYDTIYAHQDKEDDAIVGVRSTARLFAENTSYWLIALYAGALLFFAVAFGLAAVPMPALAGLVAAGAHMARQIRTLDIDDPDQCLALFKSNTVVGALIFLGLLGGGAWATLSPYF
- a CDS encoding maleate cis-trans isomerase family protein, which produces MDQKFFDAGRPVIGTILLATDLVTENDIRAIMPPKVTVCATRVPFENPTSPEQLRRTLPHLGEAARWVVPGVPLSALYFSCTSATVVLGEEKVAAAIAEGRPGIAPITPIMAAKRAFRALGARRIAVMTPYIADTATAIVNHLEGHGFEVVNAHGLDMEDDRDMARLDPRLIIEAAEDAMVAGAEALFISCTALPAATLAPEIERRIGCPVVTSNLAGLWMAMRRAGVDDSLPEKGRLLTCPLPPALA
- a CDS encoding acyl-CoA dehydrogenase, with the protein product MYRAPVNEIAHTLNHVAGMKKALEDGLYGDLSEDLVGAILEEAGRFAGEEVAPLARIGDEKGAVLEDGAVTMPPGWRELYRNWCEGGWNALAAPPQWGGQGLPMTLAAAAMEMWNSGSMAFAIGPTLTMGAIEALEKHASEDLKKTYLEKLVSGEWAGTMNLTEPQAGSDLHALKTRAEREPDGTYRIFGQKIFITYGEHDLTDNIVHLVLARLPDAPAGTRGISLFLVPKYLVNEDGSPGPRNDVFCASIEHKLGIHASPTCTMIYGDGKHGRQPGAVGWLIGQENRGLACMFTMMNNARLAVGMQGVAVAEAAYQKALAYAKERRQGRAPNDKGAGKNGGMSPIVAHPDVQRTLLTMKAMTQAARAIAYSCAHAMDMARLGGSETAAHWQERANLLTPLAKAFSTDIGVEAASLGLQVHGGMGYIEETGAAALYRDARIAPIYEGTNGIQAIDLVMRKLPQSGGDHVRGYIAELRETAERVRGANMPELGETASRLAAGIDDLEEATDHLLSLVADGKAESALCGATPYLRLFSLAAGATMAAGGAVAGSNGDAARVTRFLAENLLPETAALKRQVIAGQDSLLAAAGLLDG
- a CDS encoding FAD-binding oxidoreductase, which codes for MSEPEGLDAGLIDRFAEIVGDKHALRSPQDVAPHLVEPRGLFAGRTSLVLRPASTEQVSRILALATQTGTPVVPQGGNTGLVGGQMPNRGGGEIVVSLSRLDTIREIDLESNTATVEAGVILQTLQEAAEINDRLFPLSLASQGSCQIGGNLSANAGGIGALAYGVARDLCLGVEVVLPTGEVLDDLRKLKKDNTGYDLKDLFIGAEGTLGIITAAVVKLFPRPKGRELAWAGLASPKAALDFFGIAAGMAGGALTAFELMAATPLDFVLAHVPGVRPPLEAAHPWHVLLEVSSGRSADDARALMEEILAAAFEEGAVADAVIAQSQQQAEALRHLREAMSEAQKPEGGSIKHDIAVPVAAIPEFIARADAAVTKVVKGCRPVCFGHMGDGNLHYNVSQPVGMDKAAYLEHYRAMNDAVHSIVRELGGSFSAEHGIGRLKRDELIATQPAVATDLMRRVKKAFDPAGIMNPGKVI